The sequence below is a genomic window from Methylocystis sp. IM3.
GCCCGCCATGGGATCAAAGCCGCATGTCGGACGAGGCGCGCGTCGCGCTCGACATGTGGTGAGAGGAGGGCGCCATGCAGCGCGTTCCGCAGGCAAGGCCGAAGGTGCTGGAAACTTCGCTTTATGTGGAGGATTTGGCTAGGGCGGGCCGCTTCTACGGCGATGCGCTCGGCCTCGCGCCCATGGCGCAGGACAGCCGCATGTGGGCCCTGGATTGCGGGCCGGCGAGCGTGTTGCTCCTCTTCAGGCGCGGCGGCGCGCTGGAGGCCGTCGAGCTCCCCGGCGGACGCATTCCGCCGCATGATGGATCGGGTCCGGCGCATCTCGCCTTCTCGGTCGCGGCCGAGGATCTGCCGGCCTGGGAGGCGCGGCTCGCGGAATGCGGCGTCGACATAGAGGCGCGCATGACATGGCGGCGCGGAGGCGAGAGCCTCTATTTCCGCGACCCCGACGGCCATCTCGTCGAATTGGCGACGCCGGGGCTCTGGGCGAATTATTGAGGCAAGGAAAGAAGCTCAAATGGCGCTACCCAAGCTGGATGTCATGACCATCAGCCCCGCCGCGGCCGAGCGCGTGCGGGGTCTTTTGGCGAAAGCCGCCGCCGGCAGAGGCCTGCGGGTCTCCGTGGAGAAGGGCGGCTGCGCCGGCATGTCCTACAAGATGGAGATCGGCGAGCCGCAAAGGGGCGACGAGGTCATCGACTTCGACGGCGGCCGGGTGATCGTCGACGCCAAGGCGGTTCTGTATCTGCTGGGCTCGCGCATGGACGTGAAGACGACGGCCTTTTCCTCGACCTTCGTTTTCGAAAATCCGAACCAGACATCGGCCTGCGGCTGCGGGGAAAGCGTCGAACTGAAAGCGGCCGATCCTGCGGCGATGGGCGTCGCGTAGCCCGTAAGCGCGGCGTTAACTCTGACGCCGCGTTGTTTACCCTCAGGGCATCTGAATAGCATTTTCTTCAATATCGAACGGCAAAGCTTCCGGCAGGGTTCATGTGCGGAGCCGCCGATGCCGTTTCCCAAGTCGCCTTCCTTCGCGTCGAGCATTGCGCTCTTCGCCGCTCTCGCCGCCTCTGCCGCGCCAGGTCACGCCCGCGAGGCTCGGGCGAGAAGCGAGACGATCCTGGAGGACTCGGCGCCAGCCGACGCCGGCGGGTCAGACAACGTCATCTATGTGATGCCGCCGATGAAGCCCCTGACCGGAGCCGCCGCGCCATCCAAAAAGCCGGGCCTGGCGAACAAGGGCGCCCAGCCCTCGGAATCTCCAGCACCGAAGCCAGCGGAGCAGAAGCCGGCTTCGTCTGAAGCCGCTACGGGGGCGGCGCCGTCGAAGGGTGGCGGCGCGACCACAGTCGAGGGGGAAGCGCAGGCCAATTCGTCCGCGCCTGCCGACCTGCCCACCATCGCGATCGACGCCCCCGTGGCGACCGAGCAATGGCGTGCGCCCGCGCGCGCCTTCGACAGGGATCCAATCGGACTCCAGTCTGGCCCGGCGCCCTCGCTCCTTCCTCTGCTCGACCCCGCTGCGCCGGCGCAGGAGACGGCGGCGGCCGAGTCAGCCGCCACGCCGGAGACGCGTATTTCCGCGCTTCTTGCCGAAGGTCTTGTCGGCCCGGTCGAGGTGCGGCTCGCCGATCGCGCGTCGATGTGGCTGCCGGCCGGGCGGGTTTTCATCCCGCTCGAAGCCGCCCGGGCGCTCGCGGGCGAAGTTGGCCTCCAATGGCGCGAGGGGACGCAGGGCTTTGTCGCGCCAGCCGGGGCCGCGCCAGACTGGCTGATCCCCGTCGAGCTTCTCGATGACGGCCATATCGACGCCGAAGACGCCAGGTCCCTGGACCCCGATAAGCTGCTTTCCCGCTTCAGGGGCAGTCTGCCCATCGTGAACGCGCGCCGGGCGGGCGCAGGACAGCCTCCGGTGGCGCTCGAGGGCTGGTTTGCCCCGCCCGCCCTCGACGCCGCCGGAAGACGCCTCTCAGCCTGCGTCATGGTCGCGACCGTGGATACGAGCGCGCCAGATCGCTTCTTGAATTGCGAGGCCTGGATCGTCGGACGCGAGGGCGCCATCAGGATCGGATTGGTCGGGGCCGTGGAGAAGGCGGATCAGCTCAAAAACGAGATCGGGGCGCTGGCTGGCAAGATCGTGTTCGATCACGGCAAGACCTATGAGGATTTCGACCCGGCGGCCGACAAGGTCGCGCCATATCGCGCGGCCGATCTGGTCGTGCGTGACGTCAGCGCGAAGCCAATCGCCGCACGAGCGTCGTCGGCGCGCGAGGCCGCCGGGGAGTCGCTCATCGACCGTCTGTCGGGGCTGGCCTATCCGGCGTTTTTTGGCCTGGCGGCCGTCTTCGCCTATCTCAGGCTAAAGCCGCGCGGCGCCAACGACGGGCCGTCCGGACCCGGTCCAAAGCGCGAGTCCAACGAAACTGTGAGGCCTTCGTTTTTCGCGCGCCTGGCGCCCACTCTCCAGGCGCGTCTGGGGCGCGGGGCGCGAACGCAGCCCGCCGCCCGCCCGTCCGGATCGACTCAGGATCAGCCGGCGCTCGCGACTCTCGCCGCGAAATTCTCACGGCTACGGCCGTTCGCGCCGGCCGGGAACGCGCAGAAGGATGCTCTTGCGCCTCCCGCCAATGACGCGGAGGAACCTGTGTCGGCGCTTCGGAAATTCGCCGCCCGGATGCGTGGCGCTCAAGAACCGCCGCCTCCCGCCGTCGACCCTGCGCGGGTCTTGCGTCGGCGCCGCACGGGCGGAGCCGCCCCGGCATTCGCCGAAGACCTCGACGCCAGCCCTCAGTTCTTCACTGAAGCCGACGCCTTGCAGACCGGCGCTCCCGAATCGGAAATGCGTTTGTCTCTCTCCGGCAGGGAGGATGTCGCGCCCGCGCTCGACCGCGACGATTTTGCGCTGATCGAGCCCGGAGACGCGGCCGCCTCCGCCGCGATCAATGCGGCGCGCGCGCGGCGGACGGATGGCTGATCTCGGATCAGTCCCGACGCGGCGCCCCGGCCGCGCTCAAAAAGCCGGCCGATTTTCAACGTGGCGCCTGCCAGTCAAGGCCCCGCTGGCAGGCGGTTTTTGATAACTCATTGCTTTGATTTGTTGTTCTTTCTTCGTCCAAACTGGCGCCGCCCGGAAGAATCGCCTATAGGATCAAAAGGCTGAAATTCACCCGGATTGGCGCGCCCTTGGCCGACGACGACACGAAAAAAGACGGTTCCGACAAACCCGGCTCAGACATCAGGCCCGTTTCGATCGCCGATGAGATGAAGCGCAGCTATCTCGATTACGCGATGAGCGTGATCGTGAGCCGCGCGCTGCCGGACGTGCGCGACGGCCTGAAGCCCGTGCATCGGCGCATCCTGTTTTCGATGCATGAAAACGGCATCACGCCGGACAAGCCCTATGTGAAGTCCGCGCGCGTCGTCGGCGACGTCATGGGTAAATATCACCCCCACGGCGACGCGGCGATCTATGACGCGCTGGTGCGCATGGCGCAGCCTTTCTCGATGCGGCTCATGCTCATCGACGGACAGGGCAACTTCGGCTCAGTGGACAACGACCCGCCGGCGGCGATGCGTTACACCGAGTCGCGGCTCGCCAAGCCTGCGCTTGCGCTGCTCGAGGACATCGACGAAGGCACGGTCGACTTCCAGCCGAACTATGACGGCAAGGAACATGAGCCGACCGTCCTGCCGGCGCGCTTTCCCAATCTCCTCGTCAATGGCGCGGGCGGCATCGCCGTCGGCATGGCGACGAACATTCCGCCGCACAATCTCGGCGAAGTGATCGACGCCGCGATCGCACTGATCGACAGACCGGAGATGACGGTCGCGGAGCTGATGGAGATCGTGCCGGGGCCGGACTTTCCGACCGCGGCGACGATTCTCGGCCGCGGCGGCATCCGAAACGCCTATGCGACAGGTCGCGGTTCCATCATCATGCGCGCCAAGGCGGAGATCGAGACGCTGCGCAAGGAGCGCGAGGCGATCATCTTCACCGAGATTCCCTATCAGGTGAACAAGGCGGCGCTGATCGAGCGCATCGCGGAGCTCGTCAAGGAAAAGAAGATCGAGGGCATCTCCGATCTGCGCGACGAGTCCGACCGCGACGGCATGCGCATCGTCGTGGAGCTGAAGCGCGAGGCGGTGGCCGACGTCGTGCTCAATCAGCTCTGGCGCCACACTGCCCTGCAATCGAGCTTCGCGGTCAACATGATTGCGCTCAACGGCGGTCGCCCCGAGCTGCTGACGCTCTCTGACGTTCTGCGCGCCTTCATCGACTTCCGTGAAACGGTCGTCACACGGCGCACCAAGTTCCGGCTCGCCAAGGCGCGCGACAATGCGCATCTCCAGGTCGGCCTCGCCATTGCGGTGGCCAATATTGACGAGGTGATCCGCCTCATCCGCAATTCGCCCGACGCGGCGGCGGCGCGCGAGGCCCTGATGGCGCGCGACTGGCCGGCGAAGGACATGGCGCCTCTGGTTGAGCTGATCGCCGACCCGCGCCACAAATTGAGCCACGACGGGACGATCCGCCTCTCGGAAGCGCAGGCGCGCGCGATTCTCGATCTGCGCCTCCAGCGCCTCACCGCGCTCGGCCGCGAGGAGATCGCCGAGGCGCTGAACAAGCTTGCCGCGGAAATCGCGGAATATCTCGAAATCCTCGGCTCGCGCGAAAAGCTCTTCGGCATCGTCAAGGACGAGATGCTGGCGGTGAAGGAGGCCTACGCCACGCCGCGTCGCACGCAGATCATCGAAGCGGATGGCGAGGTCGAGGACGAAGACCTCATCGCTCGCGAGGACATGGTCGTGACCGTCTCGCACGCCGGCTACATCAAGCGCGTGCCGCTTTCGACCTATCGGGCGCAGCGGCGCGGCGGCAAGGGCCGCTCGGGGATGCAGACGAAGGAGGAGGATTTCGTTCACCGCCTCTTCGTCGCCAATACGCATACGCCGGTGCTGTTCTTTTCTTCGCTCGGCAAGGCTTATAAGGAAAAGGTCTGGCGCCTGCCGCTGGCGGCGCCGCAGGCGCGCGGCAAGGCGCTCGTCAACATGCTGCCGCTGGAGCAGAACGAGCGCATCACGACGATCATGCCGCTGCCCGAGGATGAATCGAGCTGGTCAAAGCTCGACGTGATCTTCGCGACGACGGGCGGCACGGTGCGGCGCAACAAGCTCTCCGATTTCTGCGAGGTGCGCCGCAACGGCCTCATCGCCATGAAGCTCGACGCGGGCGAGGCGATCGTCGATGTCGCGACGGCGACGGAGCGCGACGACATTCTGCTGACGACGCGCGACGGCCAGTGTATCCGCTTCGCGGTCCCGGAAGTGCGCGTCTTTCAGGGGCGCACCTCGATGGGCGTGCGCGGCGTATCGCTCGGCGCCGGCGACAAGGTGATCTCGCTTTCGATCCTGAAGCACTTCGAGGCGGCCTCGGAGGAGCGGTCGGCCTATCTGAAGAAGGCGAGCGCCCTGCGCCGCCGCATGGGCGAAGACGTGGCGCCCGAGACGGGCGCGGAGGTCGAGGAGGGCGGCGCGTCGGTCGAGCTTTCCGACGAGCGTTTCGCCGCCATGCAGGCGGCCGAGCAGATCATTCTGACCGTCTCCGAGAACGGCTACGGCAAGCGCACGTCTTCCTATGAGTACCGCATCACCGGACGCGGCGGCAAAGGCATCGTCGCCATGGCGGTGAACGCCCGCAACGGCAAGCTGGCGGCGTCGTTCCCGGTGGAGCAGGGCGACGAAATCATGCTCGTCACGGATGGCGGCCAGCTCATTCGCTGCCCGGTCGAGGGAATTCGGATCGCCGGCCGCGGGACTCAAGGAGTCATCGTCTTCAACACGGCCGAGGACGAGCGCGTCGTCTCGGTGGAGCATATCGGCGACGTGGGCGAGGGCGGCGAGGAGGACAGCGCGGCCTGAGATTCTCGCGCTTAAGCCCCGGCGTCGCGCGATCCGTTAGTCCTTCTCCCGTATGGCGTCCTCCACCAACTGTCGCAAGACAGCCGGATCGCGGGGGAAGCCGGTTCTAATCCATCTCGACTGAAGCGACTTCAGCGCCGCGCCGAGTTGGCGGCCGGGGGAGACGCCGCGCGCGAGCAGGTCGGCGCCCTTGATCGGGAAGACGGGGGCGGGGGTCTCATCGAGATAGCGGGCCGCCGCCAGCCATTCGTCATCATCTGGCGCGGCGGCGCTTTCAGCGAAGGCGAGGGCCAGCGCGTCGGCGGCGGCGCGCGATCCGCAAAGGAACAGCATTTCGCGCAGATGCGAGACCGGCGGCGGTCCGTCGCGCCCATGCAGGGGCGTGAGCGCGCGGGCGGCGGCGAGAAGCCGCGCATGTTCGTCATTCGACAGGCGCAGCCGATCGCGCAGGCGGTCGGCGTCCTCGGCGACGAGGACGGAGAAGGCGGCGAGGCGCAGCACAGCGTCGCCCTTCTTGCCCTGAGCGGCCTCGAAGGCCGCGAGGCGCTCGAGCCGCGCGGGATAACCCATGCCGAGCAGCACTTCGATGATCCCGGCCTGCGACATGACCCGCATGATTTCGCCCGCGCGCCGCGCCGGCAGGAGCTTTATAAGCTCGGCGCGGATGCGCTCGCGGGAGAGGCGCGAGAGATTTTCCCGCGCGACGATGGCCTCATGCAGCCCCTCGCGGTCGAAACCGGCTTCGCCATGCGAGGCGTTGAAGCGAAAGAAGCGCAGGACGCGAAGATAATCCTCGCGGATGCGCGTCGCGGCGTCGCCGATGAAGCGGATGCGCCGGTCGGCGATGTCCTTCAGCCCGCCCGTGTAATCGTGCAGGCGGCCGTCCGGCGAGAGCGAGAGGGCGTTCACGGTGAAGTCACGGCGCCGCGCGTCCTGCTCAAAATCGCCGCCGAAGCGCACGACCGCGTAGCGGCCGTCGGTCTCGACATCCTCGCGCAGCGTCGTCACCTCGAAGGGCGCGCCGGCGACGACGATCGTCACCGTGCCATGTTCGATCCCTGTCGGGACGCCCTTGAGCCCCGCCGTCCGCGCGGCGGCGAGCACCTCCTGCGGCAAGGCGGTGGTCGCGAGGTCGATCTCATGCGGCGGCAGGCCAAAGAGCGCGTCGCGCACGGCCCCGCCGACGATGCGGGTCTCGGCCCCGGTGCGCGCCAGCGCCGCGAAGAGCGTCGCGAGGCGCGGGTCGTCGAGAAGGCGCTCGGCGTTCATCGGAACGCGCCCGGCACGAGTCGGCCGTTTTCGACATGCGCCGGAACATAGGCGCCCTGTTCCCGCGACGTGAAGCCGGCCGCCACGACCCCGGCGATGGCGAGCAGCAGCCCGGCGATGACCAGCGCCGAAACGATGCGTCCGTGCCAGAGCTCGGCGACGAAGGGCCAGCGCCGCTGGAGGAGCTGGAACGCCACATAAACGAGGAACGGCGTGAGAAAAAGGAGAGTGGTTTCGAGAAATGCGCGCCACATGGGCGAGGGGGCCTTTCAGGCGAATTATGGTCGATCGACTTATACATTCTTTTTGCGCGCCCCGCTCGCGGGACGGAAGCAATTGATTTTCTTTCGATAGAGCGTTAAACGCGCTCAAGTTGCCGCGCGTTTGACGCCGATGCCGCCGAGCGTCCAAAATCGCGCCCTGGGGATGGTTTCCCTTTCACGAGATGGCGCGTGGCCCGGGTGGATGCAATCGCGGGCGCCGATCCCCATCTCCTCCCTGCAACCGTGGCAGATGGACTGTTCCGCGCTCATGAATTCGATCCACATCGCGCCCCTCGATACGGCCGCCGCCGAATCAGCCGAACGCGCCCTCGACCATATCGGGCGCGCCCGCGCCGCCATCGGCGCCGTCATCTTCGGCCAGGACGAGGTCGTTGAGCAGGCGCTCGTCACCATTCTCGCCGGCGGCCATGGCCTGCTCGTCGGCGTGCCCGGCCTCGCCAAGACCAAACTCGTCGAGACGCTCGGCAAGGTGCTCGGCCTCGCGGAGCAGCGCGTCCAGTTCACGCCGGACCTTTTGCCCGCCGACATCATCGGCTCGGAAGTGCTGGAGGAGGGGGCGGACCGCTCGCGCTCCTTCCGCTTCATCAAGGGGCCGATTTTCGCGCAGCTCCTGATGGCGGACGAGATCAACCGCGCATCTCCGCGCACGCAATCGGCGCTGCTCCAGGCGATGCAGGAGCATCACGTCAGCGTCGCGGGCAAGCGTTACGACCTGCCGAGCCCCTTCCATGTGCTGGCGACCCAGAATCCGCTCGAGCAGGAGGGCACCTATCCGCTGCCCGAGGCGCAGCTCGACCGCTTCCTGCTGCAAATCGACGTGCATTACCCGGACCGCGAGAGCGAGCGCCGCGTGCTGCTCGCGACGACCGGCGAGACGGCCGCAGAACCCATCCAGGCGCTCGACGCCGAGGAGCTGATCGCCACGCAGCGGCTCGTGCGGCGGATGCCGGTCGGCGACAAGGTGGTGGACGCCATCCTCGATCTGGTGCGCGCGGCGCGGCCGGGCGACGGTGATCCGACGATCGCGCCGCATGTCGCCTGGGGGCCGGGGCCGCGCGCCGCGCAGGCGCTGATGCTCGCCACCCGCGCCCGCGCGCTGGTCACGGGCCGCCTCGCGCCCTCGCTCGACGATGTGGCGGCGCTCGCCGCGCCCGTCCTGCGCCACCGAATGGCGCTGAATTTCGCCGCCCGCCGCGAAACGAGCGTGCCTGAGCTGATCGAGAAGCTTGTCGCGCGGATCGGGTGATGGGCCTCTCGGGATTTCACGTCGAATCTTCGGGCGGCCATCTCTCCCCCTCGCAGGGCCACCCTCCCCGCAAAAGGGAGGAATTTGGCCGCCGTGACGGCTTTTGCCGGGAAGGGGAAGCATGATCCGCCCGGTCGAAACCCGCGCCTATGATCCCGCGCGCCGCGCGCCGGTCGAGGGCTCGGTCGCCGCCGATCTCGCGGCGAGCCTGCCGCGCATCGTCAACCGGGCGCATGAGATTGCGGCCAGCGTCGCTTATGGCGTGCATGGCCGCAAGCGCGCCGGTTTGGGCGAGACCTTCTGGCAATATCGGCCTTTTACCAGTGGCGAGGCCGCGCATCGCATCGACTGGCGGCGTTCTGCGCGGGGCGACCAGCTCTATGTTCGCGAGCGTGAGTGGGAGGCCGCGCACGACTATTTCCTCTGGATGGATTGCTCGCCCTCCATGGCTTTCGCCTCGTCGCTGGCGCAGGACGACAAGCTCGCCCGCGGCGTCACGCTCGGCCTCGCGCTTTCCGACGTGCTGGTGCGCGGCGGCGAGCGCGTCGCCGCTTTGGGGCTCACGGCGCCAATTTCGGCCCGCGACGTCATCGACCGGCTGGCCCGCGCGCTCTACGAGCACGCCGAAACGACGGCGCGTGACGATATTCCGCCCGACGCGCCGCTGCGTCCGAGGGCGCGCGTCGTCCTGATCTCCGATTTTCTCTGCGATCTCGAGGCGCTTTCCGCGCGGCTCCACCGCTTCGCCGATGCGGGCGCCACGGGCGCGCTGCTCATGGTGATCGACCCTTGTGAGGAAAGCTTTCCCTTCACGGGCGAGACCATGTTTCTCGACACGGACGGCGGTCCCGCCTTTCGCGCGGGCGACGCCGGCAGCCTGCGCAAGGCCTACGCCCGCCGGTTCGAGGCGCATCGCGAGGCGGTGCGGGCGGCGGCGCGTGAAGTCGGCTTCCTGTTTCTCCAGCATCACACCGACCGGCCGGCGGCCGAAGCCGCGCTGACCCTCGCCATGGGCCTGCATGGCGTCGAGGAGGAGAATTGATGGGTTTCTCCTTCGCCGCGCCGCTCGCGCTGATCGGCCTCGCGAGCCTGCCGCTGATTTACTGGCTGCTGCGCGTGACGCCGCCGCGCCCGCGCGAGATCGTGTTTCCGCCGACCAAAATCCTGCGCGAGCTGCGGCCCGACGAGGAGACGCCCGCGCGCACGCCATGGTGGCTGCTGCTCCTGCGTCTGGCACTGGCTGCGGCGTTCGTCCTCGCCATGGCCGGCCCGGTCTGGAGCCCGGCGGGAACCGCCGTCGCCTCCCGAGAGGCGACCCTCGTCGCGCTCGATGACGGCTGGGCCTCGGCGCCCTCGTGGGAGCGGCGCGTCGCAGCCGCGGCGGCGATCGTCGAGGGCGCGGCGCGGGCAGGGGCGCCCATCGCCATCATGGCGGTTTCCGAGACCGCGGCGCCCGCGCAGGGCGACGGCGCCCGCGCGCTGGAGAAGCTGCGCTCTTTGCGCCCGAAACCCTATCTTCCCGACCGGCGCGCGACGGCGGACGCCGTCGCGAGCTTCGCAAAAGCCAATCCCAGGGGACGAGTCGTCTGGCTGGCCGACGCCCTGGCGCAGGGCGAGACGGCGGCTTTCGCGACGGTTCTGAAGGACGCCGCAAAGCTTGGCGCGCGCGTCGAGGTCCTGGTCGACGACCATGCGCCGCTCGCGCTGGCCGCGCCCGCCAATGACGCCGCGACGCTCTCCGTCGAGGTGCTGCGCGCCGATTCCGCCCGCCCCGGCGCGGCGACCGTCGCCGCTTATGACTCGAAGGGCCAGATCATCGGAGAGGCCCGCGCCAGTTTCGGCGCGTCGATGCGGGCGCGGGCGCAGTTCGATCTGCCGGTGGAGCTGCGCAACGATGTGAGCGTCTTGCGCGTCACGGGCGAGAACTCCGCCGGCGCGGTCGCGCTGCTGGACGCGCGCGCGAAGGTGCGGCGCGTGGCGCTCGTCGGCGGCGCGGGGCTCGATCAGGCGCAGCCCTTGCTTTCACCGGTCTATTATCTCGACAAGGCGCTCGCGCCTTTTGCGCAATTGCGCGAGACGCGGCCCGGCGCGGTCGATCCGATCCTGACGCTTCTCGCCGAGCGGCCCAATGCGGTGGCGCTGGCCGATGTGAGCCTCGCGCCGGGCGATGCCTATGACGCGCTCGCCCGCTTCGTGGAGGAGGGCGGGACGCTTCTGCGCTTCGCCGGTCCGCGCCTCGCCAACGCCGCCGACGATCTGCTCCCCGTGCATCTGCGGCGCAACGGCCGCGTGCTCGGCGGCGCCATGTCCTGGGAGACGCCCAAGGCGCTTGCGGAGTTCGAGGCGGCGAGCCCCTTCTACGGCCTGTCCGCCTCCAAGGACGTGAGCGTGCAGCGGCAGGTGCTGGCCGAGCCGGAGCCGGGCCTCGTGCAAAAGACATGGGCGCGCCTCTCGGACGGCACGCCGCTCGTGACCGCCGAGCGGCGCGGCAAGGGGCTGGTCGTCCTCTTCCACGTCAACGCCGATACGAGTTGGTCCAACCTGCCGATTTCGGGCCTCTTCGTGGACATGCTGAAACGCATTCTCGCCATGGCGGGCGAATCCGCGCCGCTGCCCGAGGCGGCGGAGACGGCCGCCGCCGGGGACGCGCGCGTTTTCGCACCGCTCGAGGCGCTCGACGGCTTCGGGGCGCTCGGCGCGCCCGGCCCCGAAGCGCAGCCGATCCCCGCGCATTTCGAGGGCCGCGCGAGCGCCCAGCATCCGCCGGGCCTCTATGGCGCGGGCGACGCCTTCGTCGCCCTGCAAACATTGCAGCCTGCGGACGAACTGAGCCGCTTCGACTTCGAGGCGGCAGGGCTCGCTCCGGCGGGATTGGCCGCCGGTGCGCCCGTCGATTTTCGCGGGCCGCTTCTCGCGGCGGCCGTGCTCGCCTTCGTGGCCGACGCCCTCATCGTGCTGGCGCTTTCGGGAAAGCTCCGCCTGCGGCCGCTCGCGGCGACGGCGGGCGCGCTTCTCATCTTTTCCGCCGTGGCGAATCCCCCCGATGCGCGCGCGGCGGCGGCCCTGACGCAGCGCGACAGGGAGGCGGCGCTGACGACGAAGCTCGCCTATGTCGTGTCCGGCGATCCCAAGGTGGACGAAGTCTCGCGGCTCGGGCTGGAGGCGCTGTCCAGGGCGCTCTCGCTGCGCACCTCCTTCTCGCCCGGCGATCCGGTGGGGATCGATCCCGCCAAGGACGAACTCGCCTTCTATCCCATGCTCTACTGGCCCGTCCTCGCCAACGCGCCGCAGCCCGCGGCCAAGACGGCGGCGCGCGTCGCCGCCTACATGAAGGAGGGCGGCACCATCGTCTTCGACACGCGCGACGCGCTGAGCCAGCGGCCGGGCGGCGCGCCCACGCCGGAAATGCAGTGGCTGCGCGACTTCTCGAAGGGGCTCGACATTCCCGAGCTGGAAGTCGTGCCGCGCGACCACGTCATCACCAAGACCTTCTATCTGCTCGACGGATTCGTGGGCCGGTACACGAGCGGCGAAACATGGGTCGAGGCGCTTCCGCCCGAGT
It includes:
- a CDS encoding DUF4159 domain-containing protein, with the protein product MGFSFAAPLALIGLASLPLIYWLLRVTPPRPREIVFPPTKILRELRPDEETPARTPWWLLLLRLALAAAFVLAMAGPVWSPAGTAVASREATLVALDDGWASAPSWERRVAAAAAIVEGAARAGAPIAIMAVSETAAPAQGDGARALEKLRSLRPKPYLPDRRATADAVASFAKANPRGRVVWLADALAQGETAAFATVLKDAAKLGARVEVLVDDHAPLALAAPANDAATLSVEVLRADSARPGAATVAAYDSKGQIIGEARASFGASMRARAQFDLPVELRNDVSVLRVTGENSAGAVALLDARAKVRRVALVGGAGLDQAQPLLSPVYYLDKALAPFAQLRETRPGAVDPILTLLAERPNAVALADVSLAPGDAYDALARFVEEGGTLLRFAGPRLANAADDLLPVHLRRNGRVLGGAMSWETPKALAEFEAASPFYGLSASKDVSVQRQVLAEPEPGLVQKTWARLSDGTPLVTAERRGKGLVVLFHVNADTSWSNLPISGLFVDMLKRILAMAGESAPLPEAAETAAAGDARVFAPLEALDGFGALGAPGPEAQPIPAHFEGRASAQHPPGLYGAGDAFVALQTLQPADELSRFDFEAAGLAPAGLAAGAPVDFRGPLLAAAVLAFVADALIVLALSGKLRLRPLAATAGALLIFSAVANPPDARAAAALTQRDREAALTTKLAYVVSGDPKVDEVSRLGLEALSRALSLRTSFSPGDPVGIDPAKDELAFYPMLYWPVLANAPQPAAKTAARVAAYMKEGGTIVFDTRDALSQRPGGAPTPEMQWLRDFSKGLDIPELEVVPRDHVITKTFYLLDGFVGRYTSGETWVEALPPESKDDAARPVRATDSVSAIVITSNDLAAAWAMDKRGQPLFPLTPGGARQRELALRGGVNLVMYTLTGNYKSDQVHVRDLLERLGQ